A window of Mucilaginibacter sp. PAMC 26640 contains these coding sequences:
- a CDS encoding GTP cyclohydrolase I gives MDIDNNIPDRDEGINGYQKIDRYNPELIKNLSGNYHEVLKQIGENPEREGLLKTPERMAKAMLYLTHGYDLNAKEILNSAMFKEDYSQMVIVKDIEVYSMCEHHMLPFFGKAHVAYIPNGYVVGLSKIPRIVDVFARRLQVQERLTNEIRDCIQETLNPIGVGVVIECRHLCMSMRGVQKQNSVTTTSAFTGEFLKEKTRTEFLNLISAKLS, from the coding sequence ATGGATATCGACAACAACATACCCGACAGGGATGAGGGTATAAACGGCTATCAAAAGATAGACAGGTATAATCCGGAGCTGATAAAAAACCTATCCGGTAACTACCACGAAGTTTTAAAGCAAATTGGCGAAAACCCGGAACGGGAAGGCTTGCTGAAAACGCCGGAGCGGATGGCCAAAGCTATGCTGTATCTTACGCATGGATACGATTTAAACGCCAAAGAGATCCTCAACTCGGCTATGTTCAAGGAGGATTACAGCCAAATGGTCATTGTAAAAGACATTGAGGTGTATTCCATGTGCGAGCACCATATGCTGCCATTTTTTGGCAAGGCTCATGTGGCATACATCCCGAATGGCTATGTGGTAGGTTTAAGCAAGATACCGCGGATAGTTGACGTGTTTGCTCGCCGTTTACAGGTGCAAGAACGTTTAACCAATGAAATCCGCGATTGCATCCAGGAAACGCTTAACCCGATAGGTGTTGGCGTAGTTATTGAATGCAGGCATTTGTGCATGAGTATGCGTGGCGTACAAAAGCAAAATTCGGTCACCACCACTTCTGCTTTTACAGGTGAATTCCTGAAAGAGAAAACAAGGACTGAATTCTTAAATTTGATCAGCGCTAAATTAAGCTAG
- a CDS encoding 6-pyruvoyl tetrahydrobiopterin synthase yields MIHITRKEHFNAAHRMYREEWSAEKNQEVFGKCANPNWHGHNYNLFVTVKGEVTHATGYLMDLKDLKVIINEYVIEKLDHKNINLDVPFMAGKMASTELLTIEIFNQLKEPIEAYPGVFLHSVRLFETENNSAEYFGG; encoded by the coding sequence ATGATACATATAACGCGCAAGGAACATTTTAACGCCGCACACCGGATGTACCGCGAGGAATGGAGCGCAGAAAAAAACCAGGAAGTATTTGGTAAATGCGCCAATCCAAACTGGCACGGGCATAATTACAACTTGTTTGTAACAGTTAAAGGCGAGGTTACCCATGCTACCGGCTACCTGATGGATTTGAAAGACCTGAAGGTAATCATTAACGAATATGTGATAGAAAAGCTGGATCATAAGAACATTAATCTTGATGTGCCGTTTATGGCCGGAAAAATGGCCTCGACCGAACTGCTCACGATTGAAATTTTCAACCAGCTGAAGGAGCCGATTGAAGCCTACCCGGGTGTATTTCTGCACTCGGTAAGATTATTCGAAACCGAAAATAATTCTGCCGAGTACTTTGGCGGTTAA